In Mixophyes fleayi isolate aMixFle1 chromosome 11, aMixFle1.hap1, whole genome shotgun sequence, one DNA window encodes the following:
- the LOC142107712 gene encoding uncharacterized protein LOC142107712 — MTSDMAETILMIPVQETGDVGLSVEESNSGESKDFTGATKPSSVDPMNYGPSTDSGAVPNVIPYVEKVSKETQTDIVPYESDPEPAVKLSELEGINPPMPSDINDQQKSPPGVERRDEGKRRRKRKKRPMKERREVVPPPSNYPKTQHHSPSLLFSVMTPGIYSKFIMIVCFIVLFGLSPAASSTTMAGQWKLYSFAADSSLCNVQLTLKYGEFFCDLPISNCSQSETICKDKESKLVWNNNTFLYLVTRNQSKYILEIGHMSSLNSHHEGSFNEYNDALEYINHKREDSQNLGNSTMEEEQSQGLGQEPGLRSRLGIGVSLVALLISVIVGTILCKKCKEHGKLLALSNFILPKAFVQK, encoded by the exons AGATGTTGGACTAAGTGTGGAGGAAAGTAACAGTGGAGAGTCCAAAGACTTTACTGGGGCTACCAAACCGTCTTCAGTAGATCCTATGAACTATGGACCTAGTACGGATTCTGGTGCGGTTCCCAACGTTATTCCTTACGTGGAAAAAGTCAGCAAAGAAACTCAGACTGACATTGTGCCATATGAAAGTGATCCAGAACCAGCGGTCAAGCTGAGTGAATTAGAGGGCATAAACCCCCCAATGCCCTCAGACATTAATGATCAGCAGAAAAGCCCCCCAGGAGTTGAAAGAAGAGATGAGGGGAAACGaagaagaaaaaggaagaaaCGTCCAATGAAAGAGCGAAGAGAGGTTGTCCCTCCTCCATCAAATTACCCCAAAACCCAACACCACTCTCCTTCCCTCCTATTCTCAGTGATGACTCCCG GTATCTATTCCAAATTTATCATGATAGTCTGCTTTATTGTCCTGTTTGGATTGTCACCAG CCGCTAGTTCTACAACCATGGCAGGACAGTGGAAGCTATACAGCTTTGCTGCAGATTCCAGTCTCTGTAATGTGCAGCTGACATTGAAATACGGAGAATTCTTCTGTGACCTCCCAATATCCAACTGTTCCCAATCTGAGACCATCTGCAAGGACAAGGAATCAAAGCTGGTCTGGAATAATAACACCTTTCTGTATTTGGTCACAAGAAATCAAAGTAAATACATCCTGGAAATTGGGCACATGAGTTCTTTGAATTCACACCATGAAG gGTCATTCAATGAATACAACGATGCTCTGgaatatataaatcataaaagAGAAGACTCTCAAAACTTAGGCAATTCTACAATGGAAGAGGAACAGAGCCAAGGACTGGGACAAGAACCGGGACTGAGATCAAGACTGGGGATAGGAGTGTCTCTAGTGGCACTTCTGATCAGTGTCATAGTTGGAACTATTCTGTGTAAGAAGTGTAAGGAACACGGTAAGCTTCTGGCATTGAGTAACTTCATATTGCCGAAGGCCTTTGTACAGAAATGA